ACCTAGCATGTCATCACAACCTGCGTGACTTTTTCCTGCGGGATGGGCTGTGACTGGCGTAGTGGATCCATAGCGACGATCGTAGTTTCCTGCTGTTGCCCCTAAGGCTGCCCGTTCCCATTCTGCCTCCGTGGGCAGGCGCTTGCCAACAAACCTAGCGTAAGCTTCAGCCTCATACCAGCTAACTCCCGACACGGGATGATCATTCCACCAGGGATCATCTCGCCAATAGAGGGGTCGGGTGATGGGTGTGCCTTGGTCGGCTTGGGATTGCAGCCACTGCCAGCCAGCTTCTGACCACCAACGGCGATCGTCGTAGCCCCCCATGGCTATGAATTGTCGATACTGTGCATTTGTCACCGGGTAGCGATCAATCCAATAACCTGCTAGGGTCACTGTATGGGCTGGACGCTCATTGTCGATCGCATCCACATCTTCACACCCCATGATCAATTCTCCTTCGGGAATGTAAACTTCCTCAGAGGTTTTATGGAGCAAATCCTGGAGAGCGGAACTAGGCGAGGAAACACTTGAGTAATCTACCGGCTGCTCTATTCCTTGACCTATGTTACTAGTGGCTCTACGATGCAGTTCTAGGATTAGGGATATGGTTTCGTTATGTTGGCTTTCGTGTTGCAACAGCCAGCGCCACAGCCGGAGTTGCTCATCAACGGGGGCGATCGCTAGATAGTCCAGCACCTGTTGACGCACCGTATCCAGATAAGATTGCAGTTCTGACCAAGAAGGAAGATAAACACGCTCCTGCTTTGGCAAACCGTCAGCAGCAAACAAACGGCGATACTGGGGAAACTGGGGTGGCAACCCAGCTAAATGCTCCAGGATCCACAAAGATTCAGTATAGGCGATGTGTCCTAGATGCCATCCCACGGGGCTAAAGTCTGGATGAGCTTGACTACGCAAGGTGGTCTCATCCAGCGATGCCACTAACTTGTGGGTGCCCATTCGACAGTCCTGAAAGTCTTTGCGGAGATGTTGACGCAAGGTATTGAGACAGGGAGTAATCAACTGCATAAGAACGGTCTAGATAGAGGTAGAATAAGCCTTGAGCAATTGTATTTACTGCTACAAAAACAGTCCTCCTGGCAGTGATACAACCACCTGGGTATATACATAAGCTGAACTACATACGAGCCTAAGGAGTAGGGAAACTTGAAAAAGGTTGAAGCAATTATCCGTCCATTTAAGCTAGATGAGGTCAAAATTGCCTTGGTGAATGCAGGCATTGTGGGTATGACCGTCTCTGAAGTTCGTGGCTTTGGGCGGCAAAAAGGTCAAACCGAGCGGTATCGCGGCTCTGAATATACCGTGGAGTTTTTGCAGAAGCTTAAAGTTGAAATCGTGATTGAAGATGAGCAAGTCGATATGGTTGTCGATAAGATCATCAATGCTGCCCGCACTGGTGAAATTGGCGATGGCAAGATTTTCATTACTCCAGTCGAAGAAGTTGTTCGGATCCGGACAGGTGAGAAAAACATGGAAGCAGTGTAAGTGAGTACTTCACATTACATAACAACTCAACTGCAACTCGAAATGATACTTAGCGGGTCGTTACTGGAGGGATGATAGTTGCGGTAACAACGCTGCAAATGCACGTCCCCGATGACTGACAGTACGCTTCAGGTCTGGGGACATTTCTGCGAAGGTCATGCCCTGACTGGGTACATAGAAGATTGGGTCATAGCCAAAACCGCCAGAGCCACGCGGTTCTCGCAAGATCTCTCCAGTGCAAATGCCTTCAGCTTGGGCGGCGATCGACCCATCAGGGCGAGCGATAGCAATCACAGCAACGAACCGGGCAGCACGATGTTGCTCATTCCCTAGAGCCGTCAGCAGCCGCTGAATCCGTTCTGAATCCGTGGCTCCGTAGCGAGCTGAGTAGACACCAGGTGCGCCGTCTAGGGCATCTACAGCTAGACCAGAATCGTCAGCAATCGCCCATTCTCCCAGTGCTTTGGCAATTTCTGATGCTTTCAAGCGGGCATTTTCAGCAAAGGTTGTCCCCGTTTCTTCAACCTCTAGCTCAGCAGGTTTCAAACTTAGTTCCCAATCTAAGCCAGCCAGATGTTGCTGCATTTCCACCAATTTACCGGGGTTTCCACTGGCAATGACAAGACGACGCATAGGGTATGAAATCGGGAGTCTCTGAATAGCAACCCACATCATAGCGCGATCGTAGGGTGCCCTCGTGGAAACCAACAGCTTGTGAGAGAAACCAAGCATTGATGGCTAGAGACTGCTACAGTAGAGGAGTGAAACAAATTGTAACTATTCGTTAAGAAAGCTGGGGATGTATGCGAGTCATTTTAATGACGGGTAAGGGTGGAGTCGGTAAAACTTCAGTAGCGGCGGCTACAGGTTTGCGTTGTGCTGAAGTTGGCTACAAGACCTTGGTGCTTAGTACTGACCCAGCTCACTCTCTGGCCGATAGCTTTGATATGGAGCTAGACCATGATCCCCGTGCTGTGCGTCCTAATCTTTGGGGGGCAGAATTGGATGCACTGATGGAGCTAGAGAGCAATTGGGGAGCCGTCAAGCGTTACATTACCCAGGTATTGCAGGCACGGGGCCTAGAGGGTGTTGAGGCGGAAGAATTGGCTATTCTTCCTGGCATGGATGAGATTTTTAGCTT
The DNA window shown above is from Cyanobacteriota bacterium and carries:
- a CDS encoding P-II family nitrogen regulator; protein product: MKKVEAIIRPFKLDEVKIALVNAGIVGMTVSEVRGFGRQKGQTERYRGSEYTVEFLQKLKVEIVIEDEQVDMVVDKIINAARTGEIGDGKIFITPVEEVVRIRTGEKNMEAV
- the rdgB gene encoding RdgB/HAM1 family non-canonical purine NTP pyrophosphatase, with product MRRLVIASGNPGKLVEMQQHLAGLDWELSLKPAELEVEETGTTFAENARLKASEIAKALGEWAIADDSGLAVDALDGAPGVYSARYGATDSERIQRLLTALGNEQHRAARFVAVIAIARPDGSIAAQAEGICTGEILREPRGSGGFGYDPIFYVPSQGMTFAEMSPDLKRTVSHRGRAFAALLPQLSSLQ
- a CDS encoding SUMF1/EgtB/PvdO family nonheme iron enzyme; its protein translation is MQLITPCLNTLRQHLRKDFQDCRMGTHKLVASLDETTLRSQAHPDFSPVGWHLGHIAYTESLWILEHLAGLPPQFPQYRRLFAADGLPKQERVYLPSWSELQSYLDTVRQQVLDYLAIAPVDEQLRLWRWLLQHESQHNETISLILELHRRATSNIGQGIEQPVDYSSVSSPSSALQDLLHKTSEEVYIPEGELIMGCEDVDAIDNERPAHTVTLAGYWIDRYPVTNAQYRQFIAMGGYDDRRWWSEAGWQWLQSQADQGTPITRPLYWRDDPWWNDHPVSGVSWYEAEAYARFVGKRLPTEAEWERAALGATAGNYDRRYGSTTPVTAHPAGKSHAGCDDMLGNVWEWTDTWFAGYDGFTAYPYAGYSQAYFDGQHRVLRGGSWATRPWALRITVRNWYYPSVRQVLAGFRCARSA